Proteins co-encoded in one Vidua chalybeata isolate OUT-0048 chromosome 18, bVidCha1 merged haplotype, whole genome shotgun sequence genomic window:
- the ORAI1 gene encoding calcium release-activated calcium channel protein 1 isoform X1, protein MSLNEHSMQALSWRKLYLSRAKLKASSRTSALLSGFAMVAMVEVQLDPDHDYPQGLLIAFSACTTVLVAVHLFALMISTCILPNIEAVSNVHNLNSVKESPHERMHRHIELAWAFSTVIGTLLFLAEVVLLCWVKFLPLKKKTDNTPQSNSSTITSGQAAAIASTSIMVPFGLIFIVFAVHFYRSLVSHKTDRQFQELNELAEFARLQDQLDHRGDAVTSAVTNFV, encoded by the exons ATGAGCCTGAACGAGCACTCGATGCAGGCGCTGTCCTGGCGGAAGCTCTACCTGAGCCGAGCCAAGCTGAAAGCCTCCAGCCGCACCTCCGCGCTGCTCTCCGGCTTCGCCATG GTGGCTATGGTGGAAGTTCAGCTTGACCCAGACCACGACTATCCTCAGGGGCTCTTGATAGCCTTCAGTGCCTGCACTACTGTGCTTGTTGCAGTTCACCTTTTTGCACTCATGATAAGTACCTGCATCCTTCCAAACATAGAGGCTGTTAGCAATGTGCATAACCTCAACTCTGTCAAGGAATCTCCTCACGAGCGCATGCACCGGCACATTGAGCTCGCGTGGGCGTTTTCCACTGTCATTGGGACTTTGCTCTTTCTTGCAGAAGTGGTGTTACTATGCTGGGTGAAGTTCCTTcctttaaagaagaaaactgacAACACCCCACAGAGCAACAGTTCTACCATCACAtcaggacaggcagcagccaTTGCATCGACATCCATTATGGTGCCCTTTGGACTGATTTTCATTGTGTTTGCAGTCCACTTCTACAGGTCACTGGTGAGCCACAAAACAGACAGGCAGTTTCAGGAACTCAATGAACTTGCTGAATTTGCACGGCTCCAGGATCAGCTGGATCACAGAGGTGATGCTGTCACCTCAGCCGTCACCAATTTTGTGTAA
- the ORAI1 gene encoding calcium release-activated calcium channel protein 1 isoform X2, translating into MVEVQLDPDHDYPQGLLIAFSACTTVLVAVHLFALMISTCILPNIEAVSNVHNLNSVKESPHERMHRHIELAWAFSTVIGTLLFLAEVVLLCWVKFLPLKKKTDNTPQSNSSTITSGQAAAIASTSIMVPFGLIFIVFAVHFYRSLVSHKTDRQFQELNELAEFARLQDQLDHRGDAVTSAVTNFV; encoded by the coding sequence ATGGTGGAAGTTCAGCTTGACCCAGACCACGACTATCCTCAGGGGCTCTTGATAGCCTTCAGTGCCTGCACTACTGTGCTTGTTGCAGTTCACCTTTTTGCACTCATGATAAGTACCTGCATCCTTCCAAACATAGAGGCTGTTAGCAATGTGCATAACCTCAACTCTGTCAAGGAATCTCCTCACGAGCGCATGCACCGGCACATTGAGCTCGCGTGGGCGTTTTCCACTGTCATTGGGACTTTGCTCTTTCTTGCAGAAGTGGTGTTACTATGCTGGGTGAAGTTCCTTcctttaaagaagaaaactgacAACACCCCACAGAGCAACAGTTCTACCATCACAtcaggacaggcagcagccaTTGCATCGACATCCATTATGGTGCCCTTTGGACTGATTTTCATTGTGTTTGCAGTCCACTTCTACAGGTCACTGGTGAGCCACAAAACAGACAGGCAGTTTCAGGAACTCAATGAACTTGCTGAATTTGCACGGCTCCAGGATCAGCTGGATCACAGAGGTGATGCTGTCACCTCAGCCGTCACCAATTTTGTGTAA